One Oceanicoccus sagamiensis genomic region harbors:
- a CDS encoding thiolase family protein, with translation MSEDSVVIVSGARTPMGGLNGCMSAASAVDLATTAIGAAVERSGVAAEDIEQVVMGCVLQAGVKQGPARQAMIHAGIPKTTGAVTVNKLCGSGMQAAIYAHDMIKAGTATIALAGGMESMTNAPHVLPASRNGIGTGDKTIYDHMFLDGLSDAYTGRAMGTFAQGTADDHNITREAMDAFAIESTTRAQKAIADGSLKAEIVPVTIKTRKSETVIEDDEQPGKARLDKIPSLRPAFAKDGTITPANSSSISDGASALVLMKESEAKARGLKPMARIVAHSSNSHEPELFTTAPIGSIEKVLAKAGWAKDDVDLWEINEAFAMVTMLAIQGLELDHAKVNVHGGACAQGHPIGSTGSRIIVTLMHAMQQYGKQKGVASLCIGGGEALSVALEAM, from the coding sequence ATGTCAGAAGATTCTGTAGTCATTGTTAGCGGTGCCCGTACACCTATGGGCGGATTAAACGGTTGCATGAGTGCTGCCTCCGCTGTTGATTTAGCCACCACGGCCATTGGCGCTGCTGTAGAGCGTTCCGGCGTGGCCGCAGAAGATATTGAGCAAGTGGTGATGGGTTGCGTATTACAGGCAGGCGTTAAGCAAGGCCCCGCCAGACAAGCCATGATTCATGCTGGCATCCCTAAAACCACCGGCGCTGTTACCGTGAATAAGCTCTGTGGTTCCGGTATGCAGGCAGCTATTTATGCCCACGATATGATTAAAGCGGGCACCGCCACTATTGCACTGGCAGGCGGCATGGAGAGCATGACCAATGCTCCTCACGTACTACCCGCTTCCCGCAACGGTATCGGCACTGGCGATAAAACCATTTACGATCATATGTTTCTCGACGGCTTATCTGATGCCTATACCGGCAGAGCGATGGGCACCTTTGCCCAGGGCACCGCAGACGATCACAATATTACCCGTGAAGCGATGGATGCCTTTGCCATTGAGTCCACCACCCGCGCCCAAAAAGCCATTGCCGACGGTTCATTAAAAGCTGAAATTGTCCCTGTCACGATTAAAACCCGCAAAAGCGAAACCGTGATCGAAGATGATGAGCAGCCCGGTAAAGCTCGCCTGGATAAAATCCCCAGCCTGCGCCCTGCCTTTGCTAAAGACGGCACGATTACTCCTGCCAACTCCAGCTCTATTTCTGACGGCGCATCGGCACTGGTACTGATGAAAGAATCTGAAGCCAAGGCTCGCGGTTTAAAGCCCATGGCGCGGATTGTTGCTCACTCTAGTAACTCCCATGAGCCAGAGTTATTTACTACGGCACCGATCGGTTCGATTGAAAAGGTGTTGGCCAAAGCGGGCTGGGCTAAAGACGATGTCGACCTATGGGAAATTAACGAAGCCTTTGCCATGGTGACAATGTTGGCCATTCAGGGTCTGGAACTTGATCACGCCAAGGTTAATGTTCATGGTGGCGCCTGTGCTCAGGGGCACCCCATTGGCTCAACTGGCTCACGCATTATTGTGACCCTGATGCATGCTATGCAGCAGTACGGTAAGCAGAAAGGTGTGGCTTCTCTATGTATTGGTGGTGGCGAGGCTTTATCTGTTGCTCTTGAAGCGATGTAA